A genomic segment from Geitlerinema sp. PCC 7407 encodes:
- a CDS encoding ATP-binding protein — MSDRLTRIYNSFDPSRPLPAGDPQYIDCREVRGDEDIVSDLGKRIRNSDQMTYQLYTGHRGSGKSTELRRLQKSLEEHGFFVVYFEADEEDIDPQNVEYIDILLACTRRFLKEMHTLGDAGPIRRWLQDRWQELKDLAQMELSVEKISLDQALSVFTKLTASIRAEPSQRSKIREKVNPHTTTLLAALNEFIADARQHLPNGKTKLAMIVDNLDRIPIDFRDNGRSNHEEIFLDRSEQLRGLDCHMVYTVPIALVYSRWANDVQTIYGKTLVLPMVMVQHLTGGPHSVGLGKLREAIQVRVQPHAADLDLETEVFDSAETLERLCLACGGHIRELMQMMQEAVNRIDELPITAKAVQRAIAELRQVYQRAVEESEWERLAQVALSHKIPNDNEHRGLLQRRCILEYRCLDEEGEILTWYDAHPLIYKLPRFAEELAKLKA; from the coding sequence GTGAGCGATCGCCTAACCCGGATCTACAACTCCTTCGATCCATCTCGTCCCCTGCCCGCTGGCGACCCCCAGTACATCGACTGCCGCGAGGTGCGGGGCGACGAAGACATTGTCAGCGACCTCGGGAAGCGCATCCGCAACTCAGACCAGATGACCTACCAGCTCTACACCGGTCACCGAGGCAGCGGCAAGTCTACCGAGCTGCGACGCCTGCAAAAAAGCCTCGAAGAGCACGGGTTCTTTGTGGTGTATTTCGAGGCAGACGAAGAAGATATTGATCCCCAGAATGTCGAATATATCGATATTTTGCTGGCCTGCACCCGCCGATTTCTCAAGGAGATGCACACCCTCGGTGATGCTGGCCCCATCCGGCGCTGGCTCCAAGACCGCTGGCAAGAGCTCAAAGATCTGGCCCAGATGGAGCTATCGGTCGAAAAAATCAGCCTCGATCAGGCGCTCTCGGTCTTCACCAAGCTCACCGCCAGCATTCGCGCCGAGCCCTCCCAGCGCAGCAAGATCCGCGAAAAGGTGAATCCCCACACCACGACTCTGTTAGCGGCCCTGAATGAATTTATTGCCGATGCGCGCCAGCATCTCCCCAACGGCAAGACAAAGCTAGCCATGATCGTCGATAACCTCGACCGAATCCCCATTGATTTTCGGGACAATGGCCGCAGCAATCATGAAGAGATCTTTCTCGATCGCAGCGAGCAGCTCCGGGGCCTGGACTGCCACATGGTCTACACGGTCCCCATTGCTCTGGTCTACTCCCGCTGGGCCAACGACGTACAAACTATCTACGGCAAAACCCTGGTTCTCCCGATGGTGATGGTCCAGCATCTCACGGGCGGCCCGCACTCAGTGGGCTTGGGCAAGCTGCGAGAGGCGATTCAGGTGCGGGTGCAGCCCCACGCCGCCGATCTCGACCTGGAAACGGAGGTTTTCGACAGTGCAGAAACGCTGGAGCGGCTTTGTCTGGCCTGCGGCGGCCACATCCGGGAGCTGATGCAGATGATGCAGGAGGCGGTCAACCGGATCGATGAGCTGCCTATCACGGCAAAGGCGGTGCAACGGGCGATCGCGGAATTGCGCCAAGTCTATCAGCGGGCTGTGGAGGAGTCGGAGTGGGAGCGCCTCGCCCAAGTTGCCCTCAGCCACAAAATCCCCAATGACAATGAGCATCGCGGCCTGCTCCAGCGGCGCTGCATTCTGGAGTATCGCTGTCTGGACGAGGAGGGCGAAATCCTAACGTGGTATGACGCCCATCCGCTGATATACAAGCTACCCAGGTTCGCGGAGGAACTCGCTAAACTAAAAGCATGA
- a CDS encoding DUF4347 domain-containing protein, whose protein sequence is MNSYPSTHFVFVDAALDAPQHLVEGLLPKGHVTFLTPDRDGVEQIAEVLDQAERVEAVHIFSHGAPGRLFLGTSVLSLENEAFWGDRLRRSFERATASAVLVLYGCNVAATALGSAFVQELRSRLGVQVFASTSPTGSAARGGNWDLEDRLSGAIAPQILRPEAMASYPGLMAVLTVTSTADSGPGSLRDTLAIAQSGDTIQFAPALANQTITLTSGQLTINKTLTLDGAGAPGLTISGNNASRVFQITGGTTATLRNLIVANGRVSGADEATGAGGGIWTGENAVLTLENTQVNNSSAGFGGGVYISFRTQATIINSQFTGNDGSLANLERGGGAIATDSQCILTVQGSTFTRNRGINGGAINSVSSQLLIEGSTFLANDTTPGAAGAATSGYGGAVFTDGANVAAPVGSIGRTITIRTSRFEDNIGAGQGGGLFLYAYLPDRITVEDSVIVGNTVVRNASGDALGGGLRHGNSELILRNTVFSQNLALQQGGGLWLGEASPVTISGSTFSENRADDSAGGGLGGGIFVATSTYPVNISDTDVIYNQAGAYGGGFAAGSQAITLAGSVVAYNTANNPYNVQQQTTRQLLEGGGNIQFPGPLTNDPNDVARITASAEIRDPGLLPYQDLGSLPGPSPLPTPLPTPGATPLVSGFFNYVQHTQFFNLGGANVNFEQSFFQTQYLGVTQTTETTAPVSFRDLVLFGTNFGAPQVTQTTTTTTTTTVLPNPATPLPLLKLFDETFYLSGNPDVAAAVGAGTFRSGYEHFVLFGQREGRDPSVLYDEDYYLSQNPDIAAGVASGAIESGFQHYLYFGQTEGRDPSAVFDEQTYLAANPDVADAVTGGVFVSGFQHYLQFGQAEGRGPQVMLFDEAYYLGAYRDVAVAILGGVFENALEHYVEFGQYEGRNPSAGFSEADYLQRYGDVAAAVDGGAFASGFQHYLQFGRVEGRVTIASA, encoded by the coding sequence ATGAACTCCTATCCTTCCACCCACTTCGTCTTTGTTGATGCGGCCCTTGACGCTCCTCAGCATTTGGTCGAGGGACTCTTGCCCAAGGGCCATGTGACATTTTTGACGCCCGATCGCGATGGTGTTGAGCAGATTGCGGAGGTCCTCGACCAGGCGGAGCGGGTCGAGGCTGTGCATATCTTTTCCCACGGAGCACCGGGGCGGCTGTTCTTGGGGACGTCGGTCCTGAGCCTGGAGAATGAAGCGTTCTGGGGCGATCGCCTGCGGCGGAGCTTCGAGCGGGCGACGGCCTCAGCGGTCCTGGTGCTGTACGGCTGCAACGTGGCGGCGACGGCCCTCGGTTCGGCCTTTGTGCAGGAGTTGCGATCGCGCCTCGGCGTGCAGGTCTTTGCGTCTACGAGCCCGACGGGCAGCGCAGCGCGCGGCGGCAACTGGGACCTCGAAGATCGTCTCTCGGGGGCGATCGCCCCTCAGATTCTCCGGCCCGAAGCGATGGCCAGCTATCCGGGTCTGATGGCGGTGCTGACGGTGACCAGCACCGCAGACAGCGGTCCGGGCTCTCTGCGAGACACCCTGGCGATCGCCCAGTCCGGCGACACCATCCAGTTTGCTCCGGCCCTGGCCAACCAGACCATCACCCTGACCAGCGGCCAGCTCACGATTAATAAAACCCTCACCCTAGACGGCGCTGGCGCTCCGGGCCTGACCATCAGCGGCAACAACGCCAGCCGCGTCTTCCAGATCACGGGCGGCACCACCGCCACCCTGCGCAACCTGATCGTGGCCAATGGCCGAGTCAGCGGCGCTGATGAAGCGACGGGTGCGGGCGGCGGCATCTGGACCGGCGAAAACGCTGTGCTCACCCTCGAAAACACCCAGGTCAACAACAGCTCGGCGGGCTTTGGCGGCGGTGTGTACATCAGCTTCCGCACCCAGGCGACCATCATCAACAGCCAGTTCACCGGCAACGATGGCTCCTTGGCGAACCTGGAGCGGGGCGGCGGGGCGATCGCCACCGACAGCCAGTGCATTCTCACCGTCCAGGGCAGCACCTTCACCCGCAACCGCGGCATCAACGGCGGCGCCATCAACTCCGTCAGTAGCCAGCTGCTGATCGAGGGCTCCACGTTTCTGGCCAATGACACCACCCCCGGTGCCGCAGGGGCCGCCACCAGCGGCTACGGCGGCGCCGTCTTCACCGACGGGGCTAACGTAGCAGCGCCCGTGGGCTCCATTGGCCGCACCATCACCATTCGCACCAGCCGCTTCGAGGACAACATCGGCGCGGGCCAGGGCGGCGGCCTGTTTCTCTACGCCTACCTGCCCGATCGCATCACCGTCGAAGACAGCGTCATCGTGGGCAACACCGTCGTGCGCAACGCCAGCGGGGACGCCCTAGGCGGCGGCCTGCGCCACGGCAACAGCGAACTCATCCTGCGCAACACGGTCTTTTCCCAAAACTTGGCCCTCCAGCAAGGCGGCGGTCTGTGGCTCGGCGAAGCCTCCCCCGTCACCATCAGCGGCAGCACCTTTTCTGAAAATCGGGCGGACGACTCGGCGGGTGGCGGCCTCGGAGGCGGCATCTTCGTGGCGACCAGCACTTATCCGGTCAACATCAGCGACACCGACGTCATCTACAACCAAGCAGGAGCCTACGGGGGCGGCTTCGCGGCGGGCTCCCAGGCGATCACCCTGGCAGGGTCCGTCGTGGCCTACAACACGGCGAATAATCCCTACAACGTCCAGCAGCAAACCACGCGCCAACTGCTGGAGGGCGGCGGCAATATCCAGTTCCCCGGACCGCTGACCAACGATCCCAATGACGTGGCCCGCATCACCGCCAGCGCTGAAATTCGCGATCCGGGCCTGCTGCCCTACCAGGATCTGGGGAGCTTGCCGGGGCCTTCGCCGCTGCCGACTCCCTTGCCGACCCCTGGGGCGACGCCCTTGGTGAGTGGCTTTTTCAACTATGTTCAGCACACCCAGTTTTTCAACCTGGGCGGGGCGAATGTTAACTTCGAGCAGTCCTTCTTCCAGACGCAGTACCTGGGGGTGACCCAGACGACGGAAACCACTGCTCCGGTGAGCTTCCGAGATTTGGTGCTGTTTGGCACTAATTTTGGTGCGCCCCAGGTCACCCAAACGACCACGACGACCACCACCACGACGGTGCTGCCCAACCCGGCGACGCCGCTGCCTTTGCTGAAGCTGTTTGACGAAACGTTTTATTTGTCCGGCAATCCAGACGTGGCGGCCGCGGTGGGGGCCGGGACGTTTCGCAGTGGCTATGAGCATTTTGTGCTGTTTGGGCAGCGGGAGGGCCGCGATCCGAGCGTTCTCTATGATGAGGACTACTACCTGAGCCAAAACCCGGATATCGCAGCGGGGGTGGCCAGCGGCGCGATCGAGAGCGGCTTCCAGCACTATCTCTACTTCGGCCAGACAGAAGGCCGCGATCCCAGCGCGGTGTTTGATGAGCAGACCTATCTCGCGGCCAACCCAGACGTGGCGGATGCGGTGACGGGAGGCGTGTTTGTCAGCGGCTTCCAGCACTATCTCCAGTTCGGCCAGGCAGAAGGGCGCGGTCCCCAGGTGATGCTCTTTGACGAGGCGTACTACCTGGGCGCTTACCGAGATGTGGCGGTGGCAATCTTGGGTGGCGTGTTCGAGAACGCCCTCGAGCACTACGTGGAGTTTGGTCAGTACGAGGGCCGCAATCCCAGCGCGGGCTTTAGTGAGGCGGATTATCTCCAGCGCTATGGGGATGTGGCGGCGGCGGTGGACGGCGGCGCGTTTGCCAGCGGCTTCCAGCACTATCTTCAGTTTGGTCGCGTGGAGGGCCGAGTCACGATCGCCTCTGCCTAG
- the cynS gene encoding cyanase, whose protein sequence is MSIPEITEKLLAAKKAKDMTFADLEQILGRDEVWIASVIYRQASASEEEAQKIVEALGLGPEVAIALTDFPVKGSLDPVIPTDPLIYRFYEIMQVYGMPMKAVIHEKFGDGIMSAIDFTLDIEKEEDPKGDRVKVTMCGKFLPYKKW, encoded by the coding sequence ATGTCTATTCCTGAAATTACCGAGAAGCTGCTAGCGGCTAAGAAAGCAAAGGATATGACTTTTGCCGATCTTGAGCAGATTCTCGGTCGAGATGAGGTGTGGATCGCGTCGGTAATCTATCGTCAGGCCAGCGCCTCGGAAGAAGAAGCGCAGAAGATCGTAGAGGCGCTGGGACTGGGGCCAGAGGTGGCGATCGCGCTGACGGATTTCCCAGTGAAGGGCTCGCTCGATCCGGTGATTCCGACAGATCCGCTGATCTATCGCTTTTATGAAATCATGCAGGTCTATGGCATGCCGATGAAGGCGGTAATCCACGAAAAGTTTGGCGATGGCATTATGAGCGCGATCGACTTCACCTTGGATATCGAGAAAGAAGAAGATCCCAAGGGCGATCGCGTGAAGGTAACCATGTGCGGCAAGTTCTTGCCTTACAAGAAGTGGTAA
- a CDS encoding NIL domain-containing protein, with product MSFSAETHRHGHTRIRLRIPKQYQQEPIISNLITQHGLTVNIAAALLSSNARDDGWFDLELNGTVDQIQGGLLYLNDLDLEIWRESAGAEETW from the coding sequence ATGTCTTTTTCCGCAGAAACCCATCGCCACGGTCATACCCGCATTCGGCTGCGCATTCCCAAGCAGTATCAGCAGGAGCCCATTATTTCCAATCTGATTACCCAGCACGGTTTGACGGTGAATATTGCGGCGGCGCTGCTCAGCTCCAATGCGCGAGATGACGGATGGTTTGATCTAGAACTGAACGGCACGGTTGATCAAATTCAGGGTGGATTGCTCTATTTAAATGATCTAGATCTAGAGATCTGGCGAGAGTCGGCGGGAGCAGAGGAGACTTGGTGA
- the infC gene encoding translation initiation factor IF-3 yields the protein MNRQIKSPQVLLIDHENNNRGLTDTRDALQLAEEVGLDLVVVSDGKEVPVVKILDYGKHQYQQKKRQRQTSQPTVKEVKLRPNVGESDYSLRINRAVEWLGKGDSVKFQIRLRGREHQHRDRAAELLDRVVADLGPAGKVQSLDKRALIVQVTPG from the coding sequence ATTAATCGACAAATCAAATCTCCTCAGGTTCTTTTGATCGATCACGAAAACAACAATCGTGGCCTGACCGATACCCGCGACGCGCTTCAGCTTGCCGAGGAAGTGGGACTTGATTTGGTCGTCGTCTCAGACGGCAAAGAAGTGCCCGTTGTAAAGATCCTGGACTACGGCAAACATCAATATCAACAAAAGAAACGTCAGCGCCAAACCTCGCAGCCCACTGTCAAAGAAGTGAAGCTGCGACCCAACGTCGGTGAATCTGACTATAGCCTTCGCATCAACCGGGCTGTGGAGTGGTTGGGCAAAGGCGACTCTGTGAAATTCCAGATTCGTCTGCGAGGCCGCGAGCACCAGCACCGCGATCGCGCAGCCGAGCTGCTCGACCGGGTGGTGGCCGACCTCGGTCCCGCCGGCAAGGTGCAATCTCTTGATAAACGCGCTCTGATTGTGCAAGTGACTCCCGGCTAA
- the cysT gene encoding sulfate ABC transporter permease subunit CysT: protein MTHASTASASPPSAIARKFSLSWPWQVTGFYLTVMLLVPLTAMLIKASTLPPAQIWRIATDPIALSAYEVTFVTALVTALINGVAGVAVAWVLVRYDFPLRRILDAAIDLPFALPTAVAGLTLATVYSDNGWIGSLLAPLGIKVAFSRLGVGVAMIFISLPFVVRTVQPVLQELEAEIEEAAWCLGASRGQTFWRVILPPLMPAILTGVALGFSRAVGEYGSIVIVAANLPFKDLIAPVLIFQRLEQYDYAGATVIGSVMLLVSLVVLVGINLLQAWGRRYDA, encoded by the coding sequence ATGACCCACGCTTCAACCGCGAGCGCGTCGCCGCCCAGCGCGATCGCGCGGAAATTCTCGCTCTCCTGGCCCTGGCAGGTGACCGGCTTCTACCTGACGGTGATGCTGCTGGTGCCCCTGACCGCCATGCTGATCAAGGCCAGCACCCTCCCCCCTGCCCAGATCTGGCGCATCGCTACAGATCCGATCGCCCTATCTGCCTACGAAGTCACCTTTGTTACCGCCCTAGTCACCGCCTTGATCAATGGCGTGGCCGGAGTCGCGGTGGCCTGGGTGCTGGTGCGCTATGACTTTCCTCTGCGCCGCATTTTGGATGCTGCGATTGACCTGCCCTTTGCCTTGCCGACGGCGGTGGCGGGCCTGACCCTGGCCACGGTCTACAGCGACAATGGCTGGATCGGCTCCCTGCTTGCGCCCCTCGGGATCAAGGTGGCATTTAGTCGCTTGGGGGTGGGCGTCGCGATGATCTTTATCTCGCTGCCCTTTGTGGTGCGGACGGTGCAGCCCGTGCTCCAGGAACTGGAGGCCGAAATTGAAGAGGCGGCCTGGTGCCTGGGAGCGTCTCGGGGTCAGACCTTTTGGCGCGTGATCTTGCCGCCGCTGATGCCCGCCATTTTGACCGGGGTGGCCCTCGGTTTCTCCCGCGCCGTCGGGGAATACGGCTCCATCGTGATCGTTGCGGCCAACCTTCCCTTCAAAGATTTGATTGCGCCGGTGCTGATTTTCCAGCGGCTTGAGCAGTATGACTACGCGGGGGCGACGGTGATTGGCTCGGTGATGCTCCTAGTGTCGCTGGTGGTGCTGGTGGGAATTAATTTGCTGCAAGCTTGGGGACGACGCTATGACGCCTAG
- the cysW gene encoding sulfate ABC transporter permease subunit CysW, which translates to MTPREFRRGSLTQPPETATWIKPALIIGVVLYLGLVLFVPALNVFVEAFRGGVGPFLETLRHRNFAIAVQLTVLMAAIAVPLNAVFGLCAAWALARHRFPGRALLISVIDLPFSVSPVVAGLMLVLLYGRNGWFGPFLDEAGVRIIFALPGMVLATSFVSLPFVAREVLPVLEEIGHDQEEAAKTLGASDWQTFWRVTLPSIRWSLLYGLILTNARAMGEFGAVAVVSGSISGKTQTLPLYVEEAYKQYQTQSAYAAAVLLALLAVVTLVLKEILERKTRINDVE; encoded by the coding sequence ATGACGCCTAGAGAATTTCGGCGCGGCTCGCTGACTCAGCCGCCAGAGACCGCGACCTGGATCAAGCCCGCTCTGATCATCGGAGTGGTGCTGTACTTGGGACTTGTGCTCTTTGTACCAGCGCTCAATGTGTTTGTGGAGGCGTTTCGTGGCGGGGTTGGGCCGTTTCTGGAGACGCTGCGCCACCGCAACTTCGCGATCGCCGTTCAGCTGACGGTCTTGATGGCGGCGATCGCCGTCCCCCTAAACGCCGTCTTTGGGCTGTGCGCGGCCTGGGCCTTGGCCCGCCACCGCTTTCCCGGCCGTGCCCTGCTGATCAGCGTGATCGACCTGCCTTTCTCGGTGTCTCCGGTGGTGGCGGGCCTGATGCTGGTGCTGCTCTACGGCCGCAACGGCTGGTTTGGCCCATTCCTCGACGAGGCAGGCGTGCGCATTATCTTTGCGCTGCCGGGGATGGTGCTGGCGACGTCCTTTGTCAGCTTGCCTTTCGTGGCGCGGGAGGTGCTGCCCGTCCTCGAAGAGATCGGCCACGACCAAGAGGAAGCTGCCAAAACCCTAGGAGCCAGCGACTGGCAGACCTTTTGGCGCGTGACGCTACCCTCGATCCGCTGGAGTCTCCTCTACGGGCTGATTTTGACCAATGCCCGCGCCATGGGGGAGTTTGGGGCGGTGGCGGTGGTATCGGGCAGCATCTCCGGCAAAACCCAAACGCTGCCACTGTATGTGGAGGAAGCCTACAAACAATACCAAACCCAGTCTGCCTACGCGGCGGCGGTGCTGCTGGCGCTGCTGGCGGTGGTAACGCTGGTCCTCAAGGAAATCCTCGAACGCAAAACTCGGATCAATGATGTCGAATAA
- a CDS encoding FAD-dependent oxidoreductase, which produces MRETIIVVGAGIAGLAAARHLQDQGQSVIVLEARDRVGGRIFTSRYWPGAPVELGAVWIHGAKDNPLTALAKQWHLATQKIDEEQHWLYNTDGTLISDRDHDALEARFEDLLELWEARQYERSPAIATLSEGLTPILQSWHLTPQEQKQINYLIHSEIEQEYGADITELSPWYWDSGREFRGSDRFFLQGYDALCDRLSAGLEIHLSHPVREIKGESQGIRAITDQGEFAGDRAVVTLPLGVLKRGSVAFSPPLPPEKQQAIAKLGMGTLNAVALRFPQRFWPKKAELLGYVSARKGVWSEFYSFTHHAPILLAFNAGSAAREIELLPDGEILTQVMQTLRQIFGPSVPDPVGWQIARWTQDPWSLGAYSFIAAGAAPADYDTLAAPVGDRLFFAGEATSGDFAATVHGAYLSGLREGDRILALQSRS; this is translated from the coding sequence ATGCGTGAAACCATCATCGTAGTCGGGGCAGGCATCGCCGGTTTGGCCGCAGCCCGCCATCTCCAAGATCAAGGGCAATCGGTCATTGTTTTAGAGGCGCGCGATCGCGTGGGAGGACGCATTTTCACGAGCCGGTATTGGCCAGGGGCACCGGTAGAGCTAGGGGCTGTCTGGATCCACGGCGCCAAAGACAATCCCCTAACAGCGCTGGCCAAGCAGTGGCATCTTGCCACGCAAAAAATAGACGAGGAGCAGCACTGGCTCTACAACACCGACGGCACGCTGATCAGCGATCGCGATCATGACGCCCTAGAAGCGAGGTTTGAAGATCTTCTCGAGCTCTGGGAAGCGCGCCAGTACGAGCGATCGCCCGCGATCGCCACGCTGAGTGAGGGTCTCACCCCAATTCTCCAAAGCTGGCATCTCACCCCCCAGGAGCAGAAGCAGATCAACTATCTCATCCACTCCGAAATCGAGCAGGAATACGGCGCAGATATCACCGAGCTCTCTCCCTGGTACTGGGACAGCGGGCGGGAATTTCGCGGCAGCGATCGCTTTTTTCTCCAGGGATATGACGCTCTCTGCGATCGCCTCTCAGCCGGGTTAGAGATCCATCTCTCTCATCCGGTACGGGAAATCAAAGGCGAGTCTCAGGGCATTAGAGCGATCACCGATCAGGGAGAGTTTGCGGGCGATCGCGCGGTGGTGACGCTGCCTCTCGGCGTTCTCAAGCGCGGATCGGTGGCCTTCTCGCCGCCCCTGCCGCCGGAGAAGCAGCAGGCGATCGCCAAGCTCGGCATGGGCACCCTCAACGCCGTTGCCCTGCGCTTTCCTCAGCGTTTCTGGCCCAAAAAAGCAGAGCTTTTGGGGTATGTCTCTGCGCGCAAAGGGGTTTGGAGTGAGTTTTATAGCTTTACCCACCACGCCCCCATTCTGCTGGCGTTTAATGCTGGATCGGCGGCCCGGGAGATAGAGCTTTTGCCCGACGGGGAAATTCTCACCCAGGTGATGCAAACGCTGCGCCAAATTTTTGGTCCCAGCGTTCCCGATCCCGTCGGTTGGCAGATTGCCCGCTGGACCCAGGACCCCTGGAGCTTGGGCGCCTATTCCTTCATTGCCGCTGGTGCAGCGCCAGCGGACTACGACACGCTAGCAGCGCCCGTGGGCGATCGCCTTTTCTTCGCCGGAGAGGCCACATCCGGCGATTTTGCTGCCACCGTGCACGGAGCCTACCTGTCGGGCCTGCGAGAAGGCGATCGCATTTTGGCATTACAGTCTCGCTCTTGA
- a CDS encoding tetratricopeptide repeat protein gives MTTDSFDWDDELPPETEEEVYRALLRALRRKQGFGLFFVQCTPAQGKKIVANLRRDLAQQRIEEMHLEGEVLTLYDRLTALWKAQPFDVLIVEGLQHSLYAYEDTKRFSGWSSSEIYNYSWKGVPQILNHLNQQRERLRDEFPARFVFLVPPFVVDYFIQRAADFLDWRSGLFRFPRDPQDVLKEAKFLVDEHDFEQYFKLSFQERVAKTLELKTSLQALEDLSDRAPTTQSISLLPTLDYQVDIAFDLSHLFMLEGDYKSVITSLNKVLHLNPNSYLAWINRGVAFSYLGQYEDALVSFGKAIKLDSHDSAACFNQGVALSHLGRYEDALISFDKAIKLDPNDSAAWFNRGFSLYRLDRYEDAVISFDDTLRLNSNDYLAWTIRGISLDTLGYYEDAIFSLDSALKIKSDFHMAWIGRGISFDNLGHYDDAISSYERSLELDPDFHPIWFLKAGCHGLQAQADLAIASLQKAIALDTKYKEMARTDSDFDAIREDERFQALLRE, from the coding sequence ATGACGACAGATTCCTTTGACTGGGATGATGAGCTGCCTCCGGAGACTGAGGAGGAGGTCTATCGAGCACTGCTGCGGGCACTGCGTCGCAAGCAGGGTTTTGGCCTGTTTTTTGTGCAGTGCACCCCAGCCCAAGGCAAAAAAATCGTTGCGAATCTGCGTCGAGACTTAGCCCAGCAGCGGATCGAGGAGATGCACCTCGAGGGTGAGGTTTTGACCCTCTATGATCGGTTGACTGCTCTGTGGAAAGCCCAGCCCTTTGATGTGCTGATCGTGGAGGGGCTGCAACATTCTCTCTACGCCTACGAAGATACAAAGCGCTTTAGCGGCTGGAGCAGCAGCGAAATTTATAACTACAGCTGGAAAGGGGTTCCCCAAATTTTGAACCACCTGAACCAGCAGCGCGAACGTCTACGCGATGAGTTTCCAGCGCGCTTTGTTTTCTTAGTGCCGCCTTTTGTGGTGGACTATTTCATCCAGCGCGCTGCGGATTTTCTGGACTGGCGATCGGGCCTTTTTCGCTTTCCCCGCGATCCCCAAGACGTCCTGAAAGAAGCTAAATTTTTAGTTGATGAGCATGATTTTGAACAATACTTTAAGCTGAGTTTTCAAGAACGAGTTGCTAAAACCTTGGAACTCAAAACCTCTTTGCAAGCCCTAGAAGATTTATCAGATAGAGCCCCAACAACTCAAAGCATATCATTACTTCCTACACTAGATTACCAGGTCGATATTGCATTTGATCTCAGTCATCTCTTTATGCTAGAAGGAGATTATAAGAGCGTAATTACTAGTCTAAATAAAGTTTTGCATTTGAATCCAAACTCTTATTTAGCTTGGATCAATCGAGGAGTTGCTTTTAGCTATTTAGGTCAGTATGAAGATGCACTTGTTAGCTTTGGTAAAGCTATAAAGCTAGACTCTCATGATAGCGCAGCTTGCTTCAATCAAGGAGTTGCCCTTAGCCATTTAGGCCGATATGAAGATGCACTTATCAGCTTTGATAAAGCCATAAAACTGGACCCGAATGATAGCGCAGCTTGGTTCAATCGAGGGTTTTCGCTTTACAGACTAGACCGCTATGAAGATGCAGTTATTAGTTTTGACGATACATTACGCCTGAATTCAAATGACTATCTAGCCTGGACTATTCGAGGAATTTCTCTTGATACATTAGGATATTATGAGGATGCGATTTTTAGCCTTGATAGTGCTTTGAAAATTAAATCAGATTTCCACATGGCCTGGATCGGCCGGGGAATTTCATTTGACAATCTAGGTCATTATGACGATGCAATTAGTAGTTACGAGAGATCTCTTGAATTAGATCCAGACTTTCACCCAATTTGGTTTTTAAAGGCTGGCTGCCATGGATTGCAAGCTCAGGCTGATTTGGCGATCGCCTCTCTACAAAAAGCGATCGCCCTCGACACTAAATATAAAGAGATGGCAAGAACCGATAGTGACTTTGATGCCATCCGAGAAGATGAGCGATTTCAGGCGCTACTGAGAGAATAA